The following nucleotide sequence is from Rahnella sikkimica.
ACTTCCTCCACCCGAGTGCCTGTTTCGGCCTGTTTAAGGGCGAATGCTATCTGTTCTTCGGTATAACGGGTCTTTTTCATGGTTGATATGCCTCTCAGTGAGATGAAAGAAAGACCGGATACTTTAGTTAGGCTGGCACTGTTTTCAGGGAGGAGATCATCTCAGCCATCAGCCGGTATTCTTCCGGCGTCAGGTTATTCAGGGATTCATGGGCCGCTCACTGTTATATTCATTCAGCCAGCGCTCCGTTATTTCCCGTGCTTCATTCAGTGTTCTGAACAGATAAAATCCAGTATTTCGGTCCGGTACGTTCGGTTAAACCTTTCTATAAACGCATTCTGTGTTGGCTTACCCGGCTTGATAAATTCCAGCATCACGCCATGCTCTTCGGCCCATTGCGCCAGAGCCAGTGATATCAGTTCCGGTCCGTTATACCTATTGAATGCATCCAGCTAGCGTTTAAGTCAGCTATTTTCTACAACTTGTAATGTCTGTGTCTGTCACAAGTGGAGAAAATCAATGAACACTTTAGTTAGTAACATCGGTGTGTCGGGGACTCTGATTGCCCTAGATATCGCTAAAAAACATCACGATGCAAAAATTCGGCACCCAGATGGACGAACATCCTATCTGCGTATTGAAAATACCCTGGAAGGGTTCAACCGACTGCTTGCGCTCACCGCTTCACCCCATGAAGATATTATCGCTGCATTTGAACCTACAGCTGATTATCACCGTAACATCGCATGGTGGTTACATAAGCAGGGAGTTCAGTGCCATCTTGTTTCATCTGTCAGATGTGCCCGAGCTCGTGAGATGCTGTTTAAGACCTGGGATAAAAATGATCGCAAAGATGCCAGTGTCATTATGTATTTGCTCGAACAAGGATTATCTTCACCATTTTATGATCCTCTGGCGAATGGCATTATCGATATACAGGAGATATCAAACACATACCATCAGGTTACTCTGGCACGAACACGATGTCCGAACAGCCTGGTTAACCACTATCTGACCCTTTATTTTCCCGAAGCTGAGCAGTTTCTGCATATGTCCCGGGCAGAGTGGTTTTGCCAGTTTTTAATTCAATTCCCTACACCGTCTTGTATCACGTCACTTAACCGGGATGTGTTTGTAAAACAGTCATGGGATGTTGTTGGGCGGAAACAGTATAAACAGCGGTTTCTTGAACATCTCTATGATGTTGCAGCGAATTCCATTGCATTACCGTTGCCAGATGATTCTCTGGCAGTGGCCACGTTCAGATTACAGCTTCATCGATATATCGAACTTTCGGCCCAACGATTACAACTTGAGAAACAAGCAGAAAAATATTTGCAGGAACGAAGTGACTACCAGCATTTACGTACGATCCCGGGGATTGGACCTGTCATTGCCCTTATGGTTATTGCTGAAAGTGGTGATTTGACACGTTTCGCTCATTATCGGCAGTACCTCAACTTTTGTGGTTTTAATCTCTCCGCCCTTCAGAGCGGGCAAAAGCACAGTGGTTACAGATTATCAAAACGTGGAAATGCGCGGTTAAGATATGCCTTCTGGCTTGCCGCCACAGTAGCAGTAAGAACGAGGGAAAACAGTTTCCGGTACAAATATGAACGCTATCTTCGGGAAAATGGAGACAAGCCTGATCAGAAAAGAAAAGCCATGACGGCTGTGGCAACAAAAGTCGCCAGAGTGGCGCATGCAATTGTAAAGCAGAATATTGATTACAAAGGGTATTATGAAATAAGCCATGGGACGTGATTCAACGGGCCGTAAGGCGCATCGCGACCATTAGATAATGCTCAACGTCCATGGTTTCCCAAAAATGCTGTGTTAAGTCCTGTCGGGCCATTTCGGACCCTTATATCTTGAAGATGGCATAAACTGAATTTGT
It contains:
- a CDS encoding IS110 family transposase; the encoded protein is MNTLVSNIGVSGTLIALDIAKKHHDAKIRHPDGRTSYLRIENTLEGFNRLLALTASPHEDIIAAFEPTADYHRNIAWWLHKQGVQCHLVSSVRCARAREMLFKTWDKNDRKDASVIMYLLEQGLSSPFYDPLANGIIDIQEISNTYHQVTLARTRCPNSLVNHYLTLYFPEAEQFLHMSRAEWFCQFLIQFPTPSCITSLNRDVFVKQSWDVVGRKQYKQRFLEHLYDVAANSIALPLPDDSLAVATFRLQLHRYIELSAQRLQLEKQAEKYLQERSDYQHLRTIPGIGPVIALMVIAESGDLTRFAHYRQYLNFCGFNLSALQSGQKHSGYRLSKRGNARLRYAFWLAATVAVRTRENSFRYKYERYLRENGDKPDQKRKAMTAVATKVARVAHAIVKQNIDYKGYYEISHGT